Proteins co-encoded in one Malus sylvestris chromosome 9, drMalSylv7.2, whole genome shotgun sequence genomic window:
- the LOC126582264 gene encoding DExH-box ATP-dependent RNA helicase DExH6-like, whose amino-acid sequence MARKKKHTKVDEPTKNRLLDALERFNASTDEVYTFEAGLSSFERAFVHEQCRRWSMKSKSKGKGEHRCISVSKIRKKNTDVPSLSSLTFSEGTKEVLSDLFVHYPPGDEVEDLELSGKSSNKNESAQRKRDNTFRKPLMNKEEIAKKVESLASKLKNNANLRKIFEDKSKLPIMSYKDVITSTVESHQVILISGETGCGKTTQVPQFILDHMWGKGEACKIVCTQPRRISATSVAERVSQERGENVGDDIGYKIRLESKAGRQSSIVFCTNGILLRMLVSRGADRSKADASNKDTEHNLADITTIIVDEIHERDRYADLMLAIIRDMLSSHPHLHLILMSATVDAERFSKYFGGCPIIRVPGFTYPVKSFYLEDVLSILKSAEHNHIDNTVVGLQTEDPDLTEEDKLALDEAINLAWSNDEFDRLLELLSTEGTHKVFDYQHSLTGLTPLMVFAGKGRTAYVCMLLSFAADCHLRAKDGTTALELAERENQQEIVEILKEHIENSLSNSMKEQLLLDKYLQYFNPENIDVVLIEQLLKKICNDSKDGAILVFLPGWDDINKTRERLLMNPHFRDSSRFLIIALHSMVPSFEQKKVFKRPPHGCRKIVLSTNMAETAITIDDVVYVIDTGRMKEKNYDPYSNVSTLQSSWVSKANAKQREGRAGRCQPGICYHLYSRLREASLPNFQEPEIKRMPIEELCLQVKLLDPECKVEEFLRKTLDPPRAETIRNAVSVLQDIGALSLDEKLTDLGEKLGTLPVHPLTSRMLFFAILMNCLDPALTLACASDYRDPFALPMLPDERTRAAAAKFELASLYGGLSDQLAVIAAFDCWKAAKERGQERDFCSRYFVSSSTMHMLSGMRGQLQKELSRHGFIPEDVSRCSLNARNPGILRAVLVAGLYPMVGRLLPPLKNGKRTLVETASGGRVQLHVHSINTKLSYKANPGERPLIVYDEVTRGDGGMNIRNCTVVAPLPLLLLSSEIAVAPADDDDDNDEGSDVEYIEDGSDEDVMEIDRKSGGQREEKIMSSPDKSVKVIVDCWLHFGSKALDVAQVYCLRERLSTAILFKVTHPRKDLPPALGASVYAIACALSYDGLSGITLPEESVESPTSVLESRAYLQFLISGNSHDQHILRPHSKPTRNTGHKLSYSPKPCEGHGTSLMSHNAHQTHQSALVSHGTHQTHLSPHERPPPQGTSVLAANGAVRSYVKGNKAANLSGPSSHSVGPPLHSASMTAHQKPPSEGTRLPGINGGAKVNEPLSQTVGQPVKSTSRKKRRNGAG is encoded by the exons ATGGCGAGGAAGAAGAAACATACTAAAGTTGATGAACCCACAAAGAACCGATTACTTGATGCACTCGAGCGGTTCAACGCTTCAACTGATGAAg TTTACACATTCGAGGCCGGTCTCTCGAGCTTCGAACGGGCTTTCGTGCATGAACAATGCAGGAGATGGTCTATGAAATCGAAGAGTAAAGG GAAAGGGGAACACCGGTGTATCTCTGTTTCCAAAATTAGAAAGAAGAACACTGATGTACCAAGTCTCAGTTCCTTGACATTTTCCGAAGGCACAAAAGAAGTATTAAGTGACTTGTTCGTACATTACCCACCTGGTGATGAAGTGGAGGACTTAGAATTGTCTGGGAAAAGTAGCAATAAGAATGAGAGTGCCCAGCGGAAGAGGGACAATACGTTTCGCAAGCCTTTGATGAACAAGGAAGAAATTGCAAAGAAAGTGGAATCACTTGCTTCTAAATTAAAGAATAACGCTAACTTGAGAAAG ATTTTTGAAGACAAGTCCAAGCTTCCAATTATGTCCTACAAGGATGTCATTACATCGACAGTTGAATCTCACCag GTCATTCTTATATCTGGTGAGACTGGGTGCGGAAAAACAACACAG GTCCCACAATTTATTTTGGACCACATGTGGGGCAAGGGTGAGGCATGTAAAATAGTGTGTACTCAACCTCGACGTATCTCAGCCACTTCAG TTGCTGAGAGAGTCTCTCAGGAAAGAGGAGAAAATGTCGGAGATGATATTGGATACAAG ATACGGTTGGAAAGTAAAGCTGGGAGGCAATCATCAATTGTTTTCTGCACAAATGGAATTTTATTGAGGATGCTAGTTTCCAGAGGTGCTGATAGATCAAAAGCAGATGCCTCAAACAAAGATACCGAGCATAATCTTGCTGACATAACGACCATTATAGTG GATGAAATTCATGAAAGGGATCGCTACGCTGATTTGATGCTAGCAATTATCAG AGACATGCTTTCTTCACACCCTCATCTACATCTG ATATTAATGAGTGCGACTGTTGATGCTGAAcgattttcaaaatattttggtGGCTGCCCAATTATCCGTGTTCCTGGGTTCACTTATCCT GTTAAAAGTTTCTATTTAGAGGATGTACTTTCTATCCTGAAATCTGCAGAACATAATCACATTGATAACACTGTAGTAGGTTTACAAACTGAAGACCCTGACTTAACCGAGGAAGATAAGCTTGCTTTAGATGAAGCTATTAATTTGGCTTGGTCTAATGATGAGTTTGATCGCCTTCTAGAATTGCTTTCTACTGAAGGAACACACAAAGTCTTTGATTACCAGCATTCATTAACCGGACTTACGCCGTTAATGGTGTTTGCTGGAAAGGGTAGAACTGCATATGTTTGCATGCTTTTATCTTTTGCTGCTGACTGCCATTTACGGGCCAAGGATGGAACAACCGCATTGGAGTTGGCTGAACGGGAAAACCAGCAAGAAATTGTTGAGATATTGAAAGAGCATATAGAAAATTCTCTTTCTAACTCAATGAAAGAACAACTGTTACTTGAtaaatatctccaatatttcAATCCTGAAAATATTGATGTGGTTCTTATAGagcaattattaaaaaaaatttgtaatgaTTCAAAAGATGGAGCCATCCTTGTTTTCCTTCCAGGGTGGGACGATATAAATAAAACCCGGGAGAGATTACTTATGAATCCACATTTCAGAGATTCTTCAAGGTTTCTGATAATAGCTCTACATTCGATGGTTCCATCTTTTGAGCAAAAGAAGGTCTTCAAACGTCCCCCTCACGGTTGCCGTAAAATTGTTCTTTCAACTAATATGGCTGAAACTGCCATCACCATAGATGATGTTGTTTATGTTATAGACACTGGTCggatgaaagaaaaaaattatgatcCTTATAGTAATGTATCAACTCTTCAGTCTTCTTGGGTGTCAAAGGCAAATGCCAAGCAGCGAGAGGGCCGAGCAGGCCGTTGCCAGCCTGGAATCTGTTATCATCTCTATTCTAGACTTCGAGAAGCTTCATTGCCAAACTTTCAGGAGCCTGAGATTAAGAGAATGCCAATTGAGGAGCTCTGTCTTCAG GTGAAGTTACTCGACCCAGAATGCAAGGTAGAAGAATTCTTGCGCAAGACATTGGATCCCCCACGTGCAGAGACCATACGCAATGCAGTTTCTGTTCTTCAAGATATTGGGGCACTGTCGCTCGATGAGAAACTTACAGATCTTGGAGAGAAGTTAGGCACTCTACCTGTTCATCCACTGACGAGCAGGATGCTTTTCTTTGCAATACTGATGAACTGTCTAGACCCAGCTTTGACTCTGGCATGTGCTTCTGACTACAGGGATCCATTTGCCCTGCCTATGTTACCTGATGAAAGGACGAGAGCTGCTGCTGCTAAATTCGAACTTGCTTCATTGTATGGTGGCCTTAGTGATCAGCTAGCAGTCATTGCAGCATTTGACTGCTGGAAGGCTGCAAAAGAAAGGGGTCAAGAGAGAGATTTCTGTTCTCGATACTTTGTGTCTTCAAGCACAATGCACATGCTATCTGGTATGCGTGGGCAGCTCCAAAAGGAGCTAAGTCGGCATGGGTTTATTCCCGAGGATGTATCAAGATGTAGCTTGAATGCAAGGAACCCAGGTATACTCCGTGCTGTTCTTGTGGCCGGTTTGTATCCAATGGTGGGTAGATTGCTTCCTCCTCTCAAGAATGGGAAACGAACTTTAGTAGAGACTGCTAGTGGTGGTAGAGTTCAATTGCACGTCCACTCAATTAACACTAAGTTATCATACAAGGCAAATCCTGGGGAACGTCCTTTGATTGTTTATGATGAGGTAACTCGCGGGGATGGGGGTATGAATATACGGAACTGCACTGTTGTCGCACCACTTCCATTATTATTGCTTTCATCAGAAATTGCTGTTGCTCCAGccgatgatgatgatgacaatGACGAGGGGAGTGATGTGGAGTACATAGAGGatggaagtgatgaagatgtAATGGAAATAGATCGTAAGTCAGGTGGACAACGCGAGGAGAAAATTATGTCGTCTCCTGATAAATCAGTCAAAGTTATTGTCGATTGTTGGCTTCATTTTGGGTCCAAAGCTCTTGATGTTGCTCAAGTTTACTGCTTGAGAGAACGCCTATCTACAGCAATCTTATTCAAA GTTACGCATCCAAGGAAAGATTTGCCTCCTGCTCTCGGGGCCTCTGTCTATGCTATCGCATGTGCTCTATCTTATGATGGTCTATCTGGGATCACATTACCGGAGGAATCTGTGGAGTCACCGACTTCTGTGCTGGAGAGTCGAGCATACTTGCAATTTCTTATCAGCGGTAACTCACATGACCAACACATCCTCCGACCACACTCTAAACCAACACGTAACACAGGCCATAAACTTTCTTACTCTCCCAAACCATGTGAGGGGCATGGAACATCACTTATGAGCCATAACGCACACCAAACACATCAGTCTGCACTTGTGAGCCATGGGACACACCAAACACACCTCAGTCCACATGAGAGGCCTCCACCACAAGGTACTAGTGTACTTGCCGCTAATGGAGCAGTGAGGTCTTATGTGAAAGGAAACAAAGCAGCCAACTTGAGTGGCCCTTCAAGTCACAGCGTTGGACCACCGCTTCATTCGGCTTCCATGACTGCACACCAGAAGCCTCCATCAGAAGGTACTAGGTTACCTGGCATTAATGGAGGGGCAAAGGTGAATGAGCCATTAAGTCAGACTGTTGGCCAACCAGTTAAGTCAACTTCGAGGAAGAAGCGTAGGAATGGTGCCGGGTAA